One part of the Odontesthes bonariensis isolate fOdoBon6 chromosome 15, fOdoBon6.hap1, whole genome shotgun sequence genome encodes these proteins:
- the org gene encoding oogenesis-related isoform X1 — MTCEAHTDVVEQELEQEQDENTEVRVVRRDGVLRSMLRGLLWPFSIVVRAYRGFWLVLGFREPKERVVPSPAVSSPARHSLTGRKRLRRVTRLLLSILPRWVQSALGYPVSSSIGLSLSPEIRVSPTKPCGKGSKRKQDDLDKDEEEEHQTWVEALSQELAEDEGPEEDPDYEPSSAETASEEYDSHNSTESDLEVPGKGIVIEDVNTDAAPFTLVEGCGPAV; from the exons ATGACTTGTGAAGCCCACACGGATGTAGTGgagcaggagctggagcaggagcaggacgAAAACACCGAG GTCAGAGTTGTGAGGAGAGATGGTGTGCTTCGCTCCATGCTGCGCGGCCTCCTCTGGCCTTTTAGCATCGTG GTACGGGCCTATCGCGGGTTCTGGTTggtgcttggcttccgagagccTAAGGAGAGAGTCGTCCCCAGCCCTGCTGTTTCCAGCCCGGCACGACACAGCCTCACCGGCCGCAAGCGCCTCCGCCGGGTCACCCGGCTGCTGCTGTCCATCCTGCCCCGCTGGGTGCAGAGCGCCCTGGGTTACCCGGTGTCCAGCAGCATCGGGCTCTCCCTGTCACCAG AAATCAGAGTTTCTCCCACTAAACCATGCGGAAAGGGCAGTAAGCGAAAACAGGACGACCTAGACAAggatgaggaagaggagcatCAGACTTGGGTGGAGGCACTTTCTCAGGAGCTCGCAGAGGACGAAGGCCCAGAGGAAGATCCTGACTACGAG CCCAGTAGTGCAGAAACTGCGAGTGAAGAATATGACTCGCACAACAGCACAGAAAGTGACCTCGAGGTTCCAGGGAAAGGCATCGTCATTGAAGACGTGAACACG GATGCTGCTCCGTTCACACTGGTTGAAGGCTGTGGTCCTGCTGTTTAA
- the org gene encoding oogenesis-related isoform X2 — MVCFAPCCAASSGLLASWYVRAYRGFWLVLGFREPKERVVPSPAVSSPARHSLTGRKRLRRVTRLLLSILPRWVQSALGYPVSSSIGLSLSPEIRVSPTKPCGKGSKRKQDDLDKDEEEEHQTWVEALSQELAEDEGPEEDPDYEPSSAETASEEYDSHNSTESDLEVPGKGIVIEDVNTDAAPFTLVEGCGPAV, encoded by the exons ATGGTGTGCTTCGCTCCATGCTGCGCGGCCTCCTCTGGCCTTTTAGCATCGTGGTAC GTACGGGCCTATCGCGGGTTCTGGTTggtgcttggcttccgagagccTAAGGAGAGAGTCGTCCCCAGCCCTGCTGTTTCCAGCCCGGCACGACACAGCCTCACCGGCCGCAAGCGCCTCCGCCGGGTCACCCGGCTGCTGCTGTCCATCCTGCCCCGCTGGGTGCAGAGCGCCCTGGGTTACCCGGTGTCCAGCAGCATCGGGCTCTCCCTGTCACCAG AAATCAGAGTTTCTCCCACTAAACCATGCGGAAAGGGCAGTAAGCGAAAACAGGACGACCTAGACAAggatgaggaagaggagcatCAGACTTGGGTGGAGGCACTTTCTCAGGAGCTCGCAGAGGACGAAGGCCCAGAGGAAGATCCTGACTACGAG CCCAGTAGTGCAGAAACTGCGAGTGAAGAATATGACTCGCACAACAGCACAGAAAGTGACCTCGAGGTTCCAGGGAAAGGCATCGTCATTGAAGACGTGAACACG GATGCTGCTCCGTTCACACTGGTTGAAGGCTGTGGTCCTGCTGTTTAA